A section of the Candidatus Zixiibacteriota bacterium genome encodes:
- a CDS encoding MtnX-like HAD-IB family phosphatase, with the protein MNNTKVAVFCDFDGTIARRDVGYSIFHHFSGGRNDELLPDWKAGRLSSRDCLLKEAQMSPLTKEKLYRYLNRFELDPGFPQFARKCQEAGIGLFILSDGLDLYIDYLLRREGLEHLPVIANHGYVEDNRLIIEFPHTNHNCTKCGSCKGERIREYRQSQEGELQIVFVGDGFSDACATTEADILFAKKDLEQHCRMNNIDFQLYDNFFDVSEYMDRTCLFVEHKL; encoded by the coding sequence ATGAATAACACTAAAGTGGCTGTCTTCTGCGACTTTGACGGCACCATTGCTCGCCGGGATGTGGGCTACAGCATCTTCCATCATTTCTCCGGGGGACGTAACGACGAACTGCTCCCGGATTGGAAGGCGGGACGACTTTCGAGTCGAGATTGTCTCCTTAAGGAAGCACAGATGTCTCCCCTGACCAAGGAAAAGCTCTATCGCTATCTTAACCGGTTCGAACTCGACCCTGGCTTCCCACAGTTCGCCCGGAAATGCCAGGAAGCGGGAATTGGGCTGTTCATTCTGTCCGACGGACTCGATCTGTACATTGACTACCTGCTCAGACGCGAGGGTCTCGAACACTTGCCAGTCATAGCCAACCACGGCTATGTCGAGGATAACCGACTGATTATTGAATTCCCGCACACAAATCACAACTGCACCAAGTGCGGGAGCTGTAAGGGGGAGAGAATCCGGGAATACCGCCAAAGCCAAGAGGGGGAATTACAGATCGTGTTTGTCGGAGATGGCTTCTCAGATGCCTGTGCGACGACCGAAGCGGATATACTGTTTGCCAAAAAAGACCTTGAACAGCACTGCCGCATGAACAATATTGATTTCCAGTTGTACGATAACTTTTTTGACGTGTCCGAGTACATGGACAGGACATGTCTTTTTGTCGAGCATAAACTCTGA